The Cucurbita pepo subsp. pepo cultivar mu-cu-16 chromosome LG05, ASM280686v2, whole genome shotgun sequence nucleotide sequence cataattttttgtttttgtagagAAAATTAGGAACACAATTTCCTTCCCTCTTGAGTTACAAGACATTACTACATGGGATGGGATACAACGTTGACATTTACAAATTAAAccatctaattttaaaaaagtttttaaaatatttttcatatttttaaaaaatgttaaaataaggtcaataataacaaatattgcTATTTTCAAGGTGACATTTAATTTCCAATGactaatattcttaattataactttcatccaaccaaattaatattattattattattattttttgggatTTTAGAGTCTGAATTTCTTGGGCACGTTTAATTTatacgatttttttttctttaataaattgGTTTTTGTTGGATGTTGGTTCGGTTCAATGAATAGAGAACCAAAAACCAAGACGACACATCGGCCAAGCTGCCCaactctctctttcttatccAAAGTGAACGACACGTATTTGGACTCAGTGAGTTAGGTCGGctgaaaatatatatgaataataataataataccacattattaatttaaagaaaataaaacgaaaAACAATTAAGAGATTgtcaatatttgaaaaataagttGACTTTCTGGGTTATGCACATATCCGCCATTGCAATAGTTTTCTTTATATCATTTATTacaatcataaatatatatatatatatatatatatatatatatatatatatatatatatatatatattcaaatttaactcGCAATTGGGtatgatataatttaaaatgtcaatattttaagtttcggtatcaaaattttcatactaTGCTCTCGTATATTTAACCATATCTCTAATGATTAAAATAACAGAATTTATCGTATAAGAAGTGGTTTTATacccatatttaaaaaaaaaaaagtaaaaaaattagaaaaatacatatatggtatagaaaattattgagtatttaataataatttgtaataaaagagagaattatATAATAACATAACATAGGATGTGTATTAAGGGGAGGGGTTGATATGGACTCACATTAGGAACTTTATTTggccttttttttgttttgcctCTTTTTGTGCTCTCAATTTGTGTTTACTTAGttgactaaaaaataatttatttatttattatataaggTTCAATTTTTAAGTCTCATTACTATATAATAAGCATGCTAAtaaactataataaaataataataataataataataaataaataaatgaaagtcTCGAGCATATTCTATTATCTAAAACATTGACATCATCGTATTTCCACAcgtatttaatttgtaaaacaTTGACATCATTGTTGAAAACAACATATCTAACTCTTTTAATCTGTTCGtttcattaaagaaaaataaaacaaaccagAAAGAAACAACGACATATATCATTAAACTAAGCATGAAACAGAGAAAAANGcgaaaaagaaacaaggaCATATATCATTAAACTAAGCAAGAGAAAAATGGGTCCATATGAAGAAGAGAATTTCTTGGTAATCTTTCATGTGCTCCAAGAGCCACCTCTTNCCAGAAAGAAACAACGACATATATCATTAAACTAAGCatgaaacagagaaaaacGGGTCCATATGAAGAAGGGAATTTCTTGGTAATCTTTCATGTGCTCCAAGAGCCACCTCTTTAAACCAGAAACAAAGTCAAAGGTTGACCACTGCAAGCCAATGGGCTCCATTGATTTGGCCCCTAAGAGACCCTTTTTTCATAATAGAAGAGagataataaattaagaactAACTAAGGCAGCCGATGGAGACAACATTGCCACTTGTGCTTATGTTAGTTGCCTATTGGTTGGGCTCTTTAATttgtataatatataaattatgggTGTATcaacattttgaaattatgttAGCCACACACATaaagaatatcaaaatttgttcATAGCATGCACATATGATATGGTTGGCAAGTTCTTTGTCAAAGGGAGAGGCAATGATAAGTTATAGTGATGAAAGAGACgcttagtttaaattatgtgTCAAAAAAACACTCGATATAAGAGCTCAAACACacaactagcagatattgtccgttttagcccatCATGTATCGTTGTCggtctcatgattttaaaatgttttgtttccctcttccaccgatgtgggatctcacactttctTTACAACATACGTATAAATTAAACCTATTTGAAAGGCCAATGATAATAAGTTGGATTTGGCTCTTGATATTCTATTTATCCAATTTCGATATCATTCCTTTTAATTGCTATTAACATGATGATGACGACATTGTTACTACTAATGATTAAAAATTGTGATGGGAAGTCAAAATaacactaaattaataaaactatgtagaagaagaaacttaattagaaaaatgatgtTATTAAAGATGGTTATAAGGTAATGTATTCAattcaaatggaaaaaaagaggatttgtaaataaaaaatttgcaaTGATTGAAGATTAATTAGTGCATtaatatgattaattaataattgagttCCTAATAAGAGTTTGGAGGAGGGATAAGGAGTAATGCCTATACATGATTTCAAGATGTGCTGGAAATGGGCAAGTCAATTAAGGAGTTGGATAAGCCCTACGGTTTAGGGTCACCtgacttatttattattattattttattcttttctataGCCTCGAGATTTAGGTTTAGGGTTATATGAGATCATCTCGATATCATCCCAATTCATTCGTATACCCTTATTTACTCCGGTGTcacaaaagagaaatatttttaaaaaatttaaatgtgtgcctatttaatttataaatttttaattttatatctaatagatttctaatgtatttataatttttaaatttaaagtgaGTCggtgaattaaaaataacatttatgtaaaaaatttattatcgTTTTAGCCCGTCTCGAGCCCAAATGAGAATTGAACTGGGTTTACAATTGGGCCGAAACTATAACAAGGTGGAGTAAGTTCGGCCCAACAGTTTCAGCTTCATCGGCCCAACACATTTGAGTCATCCCTCTTCTTCCTTAGCTCGTTTCACTCTTCGGCCCGAGAATCTTCGTACCGGTCGTGAcgtcataaatttttatttatttatttcagttGAAATAGctaaaatcatttttacataaataattaaatgaatgtAATATTCACAATACAAAAGATTTagccaaataataatattcaaattaacattaattttggaaattaaaataggTAGTTATAAAtgttgtaaaataaataataacagaGGTATTTAGAtaattagaaataataataataataatcttagGCGGCCATTGACAAAAACAACTGGCGGGTCCCcgacaaattttattaaaacgacgtggttttaatttttgggaATCTTTGGATGCTACATTACGTGTCTAATACCGCCACGTGCATTGTTAATTATTGTTCTACCTCATAATTTCTTCTCACATGTCACATGCTATActtttaatgatttattaatattaataataactaCCTAATTACCGATCTTAACTTCATAACAATTATGgtattttgtcttttaattaagaaaaatagtaCCGAGTCACGtattcatttttcataattattttcaaatatagtaataattatgaaaaacatattatatttacttcttgtaatttaattaatataatgtcTAATTTGGAATATTAAGTTAATTCTTCCCAAATCTACCTGGCAAATTATGATGTATATGTTTCTCCAACATAATTATTCATTGGTTCACGGGAAGGGCTTCCCttccaattaaaaatttatgtgaCTCTCAAActtgtaatattaaattatgtctatatttatttgtttttttacgaaggtaggatctcataattcactcTTGAGGTctaacgtccttgttggcacatcacTCGGGATggagctttgataccatttataacccttcaagcccaccgctagcaaatattatccattttggtttGTTAGAGGGAAAAGTCCATCATCCTTACTAACACATTGCACGGTGTCAGGTTCTTATACAATTTGTAACGGTCTAAGCTTATTAtaaaggagagatttccacgtctttttaaagaatgtttcgttcctatTTGCAATTGTGactacaaaacaaaaagaaatggtaagggttttttttttgcattccCATGTTATTGAAAAAGCTCCAAAAACATTGCCTAAAACTTCCAAGCATCTTCAAAGCTGCCAGCTAAAATCCCAAGAGGCCACACATGGGTCATTGATTCATATTATTCCTTCTCTCAACCCTATAAAACCCCCACCCAACCCCTTCCCATTctcccaccaccaccaccaaacCCCTTCAACACACACAAATAAACACCCAAATGGCTTCCAAAGCTACAGCCTCCCTTGCCTTCCTCCTCTCCCTCaacctcctcttcttctccctTGTCTCAGCCTGCAGCAACTGCTATGTCCCTGCCCCTGTCCCTCCCAAGCCCAAGCCATGCCCTCCCACCACAAAGCCCAGCCCTTCCTCCAGCTATGGAAAGTGCCCAAGGGACACCCTCAAACTCGGCGTATGCGCCAAGTTACTGGGTGGCCTCGTCGACGTTAACCTCGGCAAACCCCCTGTGACCCCATGCTGCACCCTCATTGAAGGCCTTGCTGACCTCGAAGCTGCTGTCTGCCTTTGCACTGCTATTAAGGCTAGCGTTTTGGGTATCAACCTTAACATCCCTGTCTCCCTCAGCCTGCTCCTTAATGTGTGCAGCAAGAACGTCCCCAAGGGATTCCAGTGCTGATCTTCATCAGTCCCATTAGTGTTCTTCGTGAAATTATCTATCACTGTGTGTGTCTTTTGAAGCTTCGTtgcatgttttaaaatttattacaaattattattggttgtttaatttggttattttgGTTATTGGTGGttgtaattttcaatatttgaaattaaacgatctatctcattttctttttcttgagattagggtttctgaatcaCTAATATTGTTAATTAAGGCATTGATTTGTGTTAAGCTAAGATTAATTATAGTAAGCATTTAGAACCCATTTGAAAATAGAGGATGAAAAACGAATCCATTCATTAATTACTGTCAACTTTGTCTTTTACTTCTTTACCAGAGTGAAAGGAAGTGTAGGtgaatagttaaaataataataataatgtgtaaaataaataagtaggTTTCTGACATGTCGACAACTGACAGACCGACGTGTAGTTTTGTGATGGAGGGCATGGGCGATGCCTTGGTCTGCATGCATGCAGGTGTGTGATGTACACAGACATCCAGGATCATAATTTTGTCAgacattcaattttttttttttttgaactgATTCATTAATGGATACTTTTAAAAGATTCTTGGGACTAAATTTATAGAgcaattttaagatttattaaaaatgagattttaaaattacgaggaagacggtgatacgtaacggatttAAACTACATCCTCTTTGAGCCTAGCGTTCTGCTAGCACACTAATCTCacaattctaaaaaatgtttcgttcacttATCCAGctgatgtgtgatctcacaatctactgtACTTAACgagtcaaaatagacaatatttactaacgaTGATTTGTTCGATATTAAATAAGGTATAGGTGGGATGAATTGGGAGGTTTAATTTAATAGGTAATCAATCATATGACCACATATATTAAATGTATCAAATCAGGATTACCCGTGAACTTGTTTTggctttttattattattttattttttccatttgatCTGTGTGGATCGCACTCAGCAATCTGTTTGTTCATATTTGACTTCATTCATTTGCATTTCACATTtatgattatttcttttaaatgataaattttaatttatttattttcaatcgattttaaaattatttttatatgaaaaaggGAAAGTTGAGGATATACGAAacctaataataaatttaagcaaaaaataaaaactttaattaaaaatcccACCGACTTTTTTTGTGGGAACttgatatatatttaagtTAGGTCAAGGTATTGAATAAGCACAAAAACAAATGCTTtgataatatcataaattCGTTGATGTAAAAATACACAATAATCGAggttgtaaaaaaaaaaaaaagttagatgGCAAATTTAGTCTAAGTgagattaaaaagaattaaaatttaaatgtcatTCGAGAAAGTTAGAATTTAGTCTTTACAAACACGGTAGCACAACCCACTTCATACTAGCCATCACAGCCCACAACAAGTGAGTTCAACATTTGGATTGTGACCCGTAGCCCGTTCAACCTTGAATCAAAATGCCCACTCCATTTTCGACATTAGATTTGCAAGTTTGAGTATTTATGAAGTCGATACatatgtataataataataatgcatgcctaaaaaattcaatatagGTAGAACTAATACTTACAACTAATACTTAAATGAATAGAAGTCAAAAAGACAATTTTATATCCCACTAGCTTATTGCATGTGACTACACAGTTTGTttccaatatttaaaaatttttttttttcaattttcttggaatccaaaaataaaagtattaatatgatatttctGTAACTTTTAAGTAAGTTGTCctaattaatttgaaccctagatttgaaaatgaatgtttgaatGGGTATAAGCTGAGAAACCTGACACCATGTCATGTGAGAATATATCATACTAATATATGAAGTAgggttttatttttgaaattttattaaagtaaaaaataataataattaaaatctatatAATGACCTACACGTTCATAATCCATGGTTAGCACAACAAcccatcaaaatatatcatcaaaatacattcatatcatcacaacaacccatcaaaatatatcataaaaaacATTCATATCATCATCCATGGTTACCAAGTGCTGAAGTTTTCAAATCCCCAACTCCGATTGCACCTGCAAGATGGTGTTGGCCGAGTCCTGCAGCCGCCGCATCTCCTCCGTGGTTAGATGCACATTGGTAATCCCCAATACTCCACCTCGCCCTAGCCGTGCGGGCAGGCTGAGGAACAGGTCGCCACCATCAATGCCGTAGAACCCTTTTGCGAGGACAGATACAGGGTGGATCCTCTGCTGGTCTCGAAGGAGCGATCGGGCAAGGCTTGCCACCGAGTACCCGATCGCCCATGATGTGTAGCCCTTTAGGCGTATTACTTCATACGCCCCCCCTATCACCTCTTTGTGGATGTTCTCTAATGTTTCCTTCTCGTACGCAATTTGTTGGCTCTTTAGAAAGCTTAGTATTGGCACCCCGCCCACGCTTATGCTTGACCATAGCGCCACTGAGCTGTCGCCGTGCTCCCCCACTATGTATGCCTTCAAACATATATGAGATCCCTTTTTTTTAGCTTCATGATCTAAATATCAATGCTAGTTTGTAGAAATTCATCTACTGTTTCAATTAAAGGTTTTTCAATTATGGAGCGTGAGTTGCCAGAAATTAGGAATTTCACTTTCCAAATTTCATGGAAGTTTTTAGAATCATCGAATTCATTTTCCTCAACTTCTCCCACGGATTTCTTCAGTGTCAAGCTTACTACCAGTCATGTTTTACATCAATCGACCGAAAAcgataaaatcaaaactactTCGACAACAGCAAACCAACAATAAGGCACTAATCGATTCAAAAAGGTTGAAGAAATGTTGATCGGAGAACTGACCTGAACATCCTGAGCGTTGACGTCGAGATGATCGGCAATGAGAAACCTAAACCTAGACGAGTCCAGATTCGTTCCTGATCCAATAACTCGATTCGAGGGAAAACCAGAGAGCTTCCAAGCAACATAGGTCAAAACATCCACCGGATTCGAAACGACCAACAATATCGTATCGGGAGAGTACTGAACAAGCGGCGGAACTATTTTCTGAAATAGAGCAACGTTCCTCTGCAGGAGATTCAACCTAGATTCGCCGGCGATCTGACGAGCGCCGGCTGTGACAATGCAAAGATCGGATCCAGCGGTGATAGAGTAGTCGGTGGAGGCGTTGATTTTGGTGCGGGGGAGGAAGGCGGCGGCGTGTTGGAGGTCGAGCATTTCGCCGCGGAGCTTGTCAGGCTTGGCGTCGACGAGGACGAGTTCATCGGCCAAATCTTGAGTGAGGATGGTCTGAGCGATGGCCATGCCGACGTTACCAGCGCCAATAACAGAGATTTTAGTGTTGCCCTTGGAGGTCGACGGAGGAGAGGCGTCAGGGATGGGCTTGAAGAAGGCCTGTGAAAGGTCGAGGCCGCCGGGACCTAAGGCGGATGCTGACGGACTCTTCTGCATTGTGAAAAGGTATGGGGACTGTGATTGGCGGTGCTACTGTTGCAGAGAAGTTGGCGAATCTGAAGTGGGCGATTGCGTAAAggcgatgaagaagaagaacaagaaaacgaagaagaagaatcaacgTTTGGGAAAGTTGAAGAACAGTCTCTCCCAGATTTTTCAACGCTCtatcaaaatattcttttggAGTTGGTGGTTTCACTTTTGATTCATTAGATTGGCTCCTGGTGTGGGTCGCACTCattatttttagtaaattttcCATCCACCTTTTCTTggattcaataatttaaacatacCAATGGCGGTGACCATAAATCTTATCACAATTTCATacagataaaatattttcaaccattttattatatttattaattttaagagaagAAACACCcccacattaaaaaaaaaaagaaggggaaaCGGAGTTACAAAGCCAATATTTGAAGCagaaatttttattcattatgtAGAGCTGTACATGATATCACTTGCCAGAATCCTTGAACTGGAAGAACAAGCAGGAAATGGAAGAGGCAGAGAGaacagaagaagaatgagagcAATCAGGTCTCTACCACCCAAATGTGTTTTCTCCACTGTAACTTACATACAGAAATCCATCTTCGTCCTTCTTCTCTTCATATATTGCAGACATGATTGCTCCTTAAGATGGAAAAAAAGGAATGATTTGCTTGGCAAAGTTGGATAATAACAAGTTCTAAAGATCTTGATTCTTGCGTTTCATACTTGTGTTTTAAGCTTTGGTTGCAAAAACCGATATAATCATAAGACGTTGTCCACAAAACTTTACTAATAATTTTCGAAATCTCTTAAACGAACTTGTTTATGAGATGgactttcattttcaaaactgGTCCTAAACATGTCCTACATACATTATAGACAAAAAGGGTGTACCTGTAGGAGGGAGGACGTTGTccacaaatataaatattgctTTCTCTGGGCTCAATTTGATTCTTTTACGGATGACATAAACAAACTGTCCCACGGTAAGGTCCGCTGGAACTAGGTACCTGCAGTCATTGGGTCAAAGTCTTAGCCccagaaagagaaagaagtagAAGGCATTGTGAACTGCCAATTTTCCGTTCTCTCCTTGATGATTCATATGCATAAAGGAATTGACAACAAACAAAGCTACGAGAAAGAACGAAcacacaattttaaaaagtaaataaagcCCCTATgcattgttgaggattgttgggagagtaGTCTCACAtgggctaattaaggggttgatcatgagtctataagtaaggaatacatctccattcgtatgaggcctttttgggaagccaaaagcaa carries:
- the LOC111795690 gene encoding L-lactate dehydrogenase A-like, with protein sequence MQKSPSASALGPGGLDLSQAFFKPIPDASPPSTSKGNTKISVIGAGNVGMAIAQTILTQDLADELVLVDAKPDKLRGEMLDLQHAAAFLPRTKINASTDYSITAGSDLCIVTAGARQIAGESRLNLLQRNVALFQKIVPPLVQYSPDTILLVVSNPVDVLTYVAWKLSGFPSNRVIGSGTNLDSSRFRFLIADHLDVNAQDVQAYIVGEHGDSSVALWSSISVGGVPILSFLKSQQIAYEKETLENIHKEVIGGAYEVIRLKGYTSWAIGYSVASLARSLLRDQQRIHPVSVLAKGFYGIDGGDLFLSLPARLGRGGVLGITNVHLTTEEMRRLQDSANTILQVQSELGI
- the LOC111795691 gene encoding autophagy-related protein 8f-like, translated to MAKSYFKQENDLEKRKAEAARIREKYTDRIPVIVEKAENSDIPSIDKKKYLVPADLTVGQFVYVIRKRIKLSPEKAIFIFVDNVLPPTGAIMSAIYEEKKDEDGFLYVSYSGENTFGW
- the LOC111795657 gene encoding 14 kDa proline-rich protein DC2.15-like, producing the protein MASKATASLAFLLSLNLLFFSLVSACSNCYVPAPVPPKPKPCPPTTKPSPSSSYGKCPRDTLKLGVCAKLLGGLVDVNLGKPPVTPCCTLIEGLADLEAAVCLCTAIKASVLGINLNIPVSLSLLLNVCSKNVPKGFQC